From the Gammaproteobacteria bacterium genome, the window GCCAGCGCCGGCGCCAAATACCCCGCAGATAGCCATAGAGTTGATTTAGAATTTCTTGCATCGTTATCGCCTAGAAGCAAACCCTGATCTTAGAACCAGGATTCAGGAATAATCAGAATATCCCCTGGTAGCATATGGACATTGGCGCTGATGTCACCGTCCTTGATCAAATCGTCGATACGGACTCGATATTCCATCTCTTCACCATTCGCACGACGCACCAAGGTCGTAGCATTGCCGTTGGCGAATTCGGTAATCCCGCCGACCGCAATCATGACATCAAGCAGGGTCATCTTTTCCCGATAGGGCAAGGCTTGCGGTTTGGCCGCCTGACCGATCACGCGAATCTGCTGATCATAGGGGCCGACAAAGCCGGTCACGATCACTGTGACCAGGGGTTCTTTAATGTATTTGGAAAGCGATTTTTCAAGGTCCCGCGCCAGTTGCGAAGGCTGCTTACCGCTAGCCTGTAAGTCTTCAACCAGGGCCGTCGTGATCTTGCCGTCCGGCCTTACGGGGACCGAATTCGAGACATCGGGATTACGCCAGACAAAAATGTTAACGTTGTCGCCCGGACCAATCACATAATTATAATCCGGTGTATTTCTTAGCGTTTCTTCATCCAGTTCGCGCTCGGAAAATGAGGCGCACCCCCCCAGTGAAA encodes:
- a CDS encoding polysaccharide biosynthesis/export family protein, producing MAYRGIFRGALPVLLMLSLGGCASFSERELDEETLRNTPDYNYVIGPGDNVNIFVWRNPDVSNSVPVRPDGKITTALVEDLQASGKQPSQLARDLEKSLSKYIKEPLVTVIVTGFVGPYDQQIRVIGQAAKPQALPYREKMTLLDVMIAVGGITEFANGNATTLVRRANGEEMEYRVRIDDLIKDGDISANVHMLPGDILIIPESWF